The Candidatus Koribacter versatilis Ellin345 genome has a segment encoding these proteins:
- the nusA gene encoding transcription termination factor NusA → MASELYNVIDALSREKGIDPQVVVTAVEDAIVVATRKFYKTGENFRAVLDKESGQIRAYAVRQVVINEDELEDPATQVPLEEARELDPAAEVGGELLIEKKTDMLGRIAAQLAKQVIFQKVREAERDTVYNEYIGRVGEIVNATMKRNEGPDLIWDIGKAEARMPKKEQSRLESFAIGERVRVVITRVEKASKGPQVIVSRAAPELVSHLFQTEVPEIYDNTVVIRAIAREAGERTKIAVMSKDKDVDAVGACVGMKGMRVQSIIRELRGEKIDIIEYHEDAVTFAEKALQPAKVSRVTILESGDKHLEVIVDDTQLSLAIGKKGQNVRLAAKLLGWKIDIKSEEEKRQEVEQQMSALVNPSITPLDKVPDLGEAIIEKLSAAGINSVEALADMTPEQLEEVPGIGPKTVDKIFVAVNAYFSALDAAAEAAEAASAEGATTELSASDTTDNQAQADELGNREELTGSAGQAGDDAAVSGTPEASEESVKNLVDTEQSYEAAAVSGVENAPPADEAEVTTHGEQPGEDDLPAEEK, encoded by the coding sequence ATGGCAAGCGAACTCTACAACGTAATTGACGCGCTCAGCCGCGAAAAGGGCATTGACCCGCAGGTCGTCGTGACTGCGGTCGAGGACGCCATCGTTGTTGCCACCCGTAAGTTCTATAAGACGGGGGAAAACTTCCGCGCCGTGCTCGACAAAGAGTCGGGCCAGATCCGCGCTTATGCCGTTCGCCAGGTAGTGATTAACGAAGACGAACTCGAGGATCCCGCGACCCAGGTTCCGCTAGAAGAAGCACGTGAGCTCGATCCAGCAGCTGAAGTCGGCGGCGAACTGCTGATTGAGAAGAAGACCGACATGTTGGGGCGCATCGCGGCACAGTTGGCGAAGCAGGTCATCTTCCAGAAGGTTCGCGAAGCTGAGCGCGATACGGTTTACAACGAGTACATCGGGCGCGTGGGTGAAATCGTGAACGCCACGATGAAGCGCAATGAAGGGCCGGACTTGATTTGGGACATCGGCAAGGCGGAGGCCCGCATGCCGAAGAAGGAACAGTCGCGCCTTGAGTCGTTTGCCATCGGCGAGCGGGTTCGCGTGGTTATCACCCGCGTCGAGAAGGCCTCCAAGGGGCCGCAGGTTATCGTGTCGCGTGCAGCTCCGGAACTGGTATCGCACCTCTTCCAGACGGAAGTGCCAGAAATTTACGACAACACCGTCGTGATCCGCGCCATCGCTCGTGAAGCCGGTGAGCGCACCAAGATCGCCGTGATGTCAAAGGACAAGGATGTGGATGCGGTCGGCGCTTGCGTCGGTATGAAGGGCATGCGCGTGCAGTCGATCATCCGCGAACTGCGCGGAGAGAAGATCGACATCATCGAGTACCACGAAGACGCCGTTACTTTCGCGGAGAAGGCGTTGCAGCCGGCGAAGGTCAGCCGTGTCACCATCCTCGAATCGGGCGACAAGCATCTCGAAGTGATCGTCGACGACACCCAGCTCTCGCTTGCCATCGGCAAGAAGGGTCAGAACGTTCGTCTCGCGGCCAAGCTGCTGGGGTGGAAGATCGACATTAAGAGTGAGGAAGAGAAGCGCCAGGAAGTTGAGCAGCAGATGTCGGCACTGGTTAATCCGAGCATCACGCCGCTGGACAAGGTGCCAGATCTCGGCGAGGCCATCATCGAGAAGCTCTCGGCTGCCGGTATCAATAGCGTGGAAGCTCTGGCCGATATGACGCCGGAGCAACTCGAAGAGGTTCCGGGAATCGGACCGAAGACGGTGGACAAGATCTTCGTTGCGGTGAACGCGTACTTCTCGGCACTCGATGCCGCGGCGGAAGCAGCTGAGGCTGCGTCCGCGGAAGGCGCAACCACCGAACTTAGCGCGAGTGACACGACCGACAACCAGGCGCAAGCCGATGAACTGGGCAATCGCGAAGAGCTCACCGGATCCGCGGGACAGGCCGGTGACGATGCGGCCGTTTCGGGTACGCCCGAGGCAAGTGAAGAGAGCGTCAAGAACCTGGTAGATACAGAACAGAGTTACGAAGCAGCGGCAGTCAGTGGCGTTGAGAACGCGCCGCCGGCTGACGAGGCGGAAGTCACCACGCACGGCGAACAACCGGGCGAGGACGACCTTCCGGCAGAAGAAAAGTAG
- the rimP gene encoding ribosome maturation factor RimP: MIEIEKVREIVERVARDYGLEVVEVEFRGGGKARMLRITIDKPEGVTHDDCSHVSNEVSTILDVEDVVPGASYTLEVSSPGLDRKISKPADFERFTGSLVKVSTREPLDGNRHFEGRLESFADGKLTIDLNAVPQRGQKKQKGPKAPVVERKVEIALADVEKANLVPEI; this comes from the coding sequence ATGATCGAGATCGAGAAAGTTCGGGAGATTGTCGAGCGCGTGGCGCGCGATTACGGCCTCGAGGTCGTGGAAGTCGAGTTCCGCGGCGGTGGGAAGGCACGAATGCTGCGGATCACCATCGACAAGCCTGAGGGCGTGACCCACGACGACTGCTCGCACGTGAGCAACGAAGTGAGCACGATCCTGGACGTTGAGGACGTGGTTCCCGGCGCGAGCTACACGCTGGAAGTATCGTCCCCCGGGCTGGATCGCAAGATCTCGAAGCCGGCGGATTTCGAGCGTTTTACCGGCAGCCTGGTGAAAGTGAGCACGCGTGAGCCGCTCGACGGTAACCGCCACTTCGAAGGCCGCCTCGAAAGCTTTGCCGACGGCAAGCTGACGATCGATTTGAACGCCGTGCCGCAGCGCGGACAGAAGAAGCAAAAGGGGCCGAAGGCCCCGGTGGTAGAACGGAAAGTGGAGATTGCGTTGGCTGATGTTGAAAAGGCCAACCTGGTCCCCGAGATTTAA
- a CDS encoding alpha/beta hydrolase family protein produces MTTRDTNRIVRPFEWGQEWTRDFPGADRLQWGETAAEHFDYFTELNRHIVEHSDEFFSYKTPSDYRLEKRRVQVFFTGSGEPPKDPDETGTYLRFTSPHPSPYLENNVFNARWFPARGKRAIIVLPQWNADGISHNGFARIFNPMGIAVLRMSKPYHDIRRPAELHRADYAVSSNVGRTIHAARQGITDIRAALDWLNSEGYTQLGILGTSLGSCYAFIASAHDERLRVNVFNHASTYFGDVVWTGQSTRHVRAGIEEVGLDMDALRKIWLAVSPMAFFDKFERWQKKSLMIYGKYDLTFLPEFSQQIAAEFKRRGLDTLVKALPCGHYSLGETPYKYMDAWHISRFLRRAFGAHMQTQHAV; encoded by the coding sequence ATGACCACGCGCGATACTAATCGCATTGTCCGGCCCTTTGAATGGGGGCAGGAATGGACGCGTGATTTTCCCGGCGCGGACCGCCTCCAGTGGGGCGAGACCGCGGCTGAACACTTCGATTACTTCACGGAGTTGAATCGCCACATCGTCGAACACAGCGACGAGTTTTTTTCTTACAAGACGCCGAGCGACTATCGCCTCGAGAAGCGTCGGGTGCAGGTGTTCTTCACCGGATCGGGAGAGCCGCCCAAGGATCCGGATGAGACTGGCACCTATCTGCGCTTCACTTCGCCGCATCCGTCGCCGTATCTGGAGAACAACGTTTTCAATGCGCGCTGGTTCCCGGCGAGAGGGAAGCGGGCGATTATCGTGCTGCCGCAGTGGAACGCCGATGGCATCAGCCACAACGGCTTCGCACGCATCTTCAACCCGATGGGCATTGCGGTTCTGCGTATGAGCAAGCCGTATCACGATATTCGGCGGCCGGCGGAGTTGCACCGCGCCGACTATGCGGTGTCGTCGAACGTCGGGCGCACGATTCATGCGGCGCGGCAGGGTATCACCGATATTCGCGCCGCTCTCGATTGGCTCAACTCTGAAGGCTATACGCAGCTGGGAATCCTAGGCACGAGTCTTGGTTCCTGCTATGCGTTCATCGCGAGCGCGCATGACGAGCGGCTGCGGGTGAACGTCTTTAATCACGCTTCGACATACTTTGGCGATGTGGTTTGGACGGGGCAGTCGACCCGTCACGTGCGCGCGGGGATTGAAGAGGTCGGCCTCGATATGGATGCGTTGCGGAAGATATGGCTGGCCGTCAGCCCGATGGCGTTCTTCGATAAGTTCGAGCGCTGGCAAAAGAAGTCGCTGATGATCTACGGCAAGTACGACCTCACGTTCCTGCCGGAGTTCTCGCAGCAGATCGCCGCCGAGTTCAAGCGCCGTGGATTAGACACGCTAGTGAAAGCGCTGCCGTGCGGACACTACTCGCTGGGCGAGACGCCCTACAAATACATGGACGCGTGGCATATTTCGCGGTTCCTGCGGCGAGCGTTTGGGGCGCATATGCAGACACAGCACGCGGTGTAG
- the alr gene encoding alanine racemase: protein MAVSSADLAVINTRPTWAEVDLSALRHNYRTLSSHVAPKAQICAVVKCDAYGHGALECAQALEAEGAKWFGVTNPSEALVLRRGGIKGRILLLSGFWQGEEESVLEHDFTPAVWTEGHVAWLDAAAKRFGRTKVPVHLKIDTGMSRLGVRWNELPTLLPKLFRARRLSIEGVWSHLASSEVVDAFDAQAQIANFEQALTYLADEGVKWKYRHLANSAAVAVRPSTWYDMVRPGLLLYGHCLPLTHTNHVSPDVHLQLALKPVLSWKTRVVDIRRVPAGQGVGYGSTFTTRKPSLLATIPVGYGDGYLRALSNKGRALVRGEYAPIAGNVSMDLTIIDVSRIPGVAVGDEVTLIGRDGEKSIEIEELARHYQSIAYEVMCGISKRVPRKYIGESRGE from the coding sequence GTGGCTGTCTCTTCTGCCGATCTCGCAGTGATCAACACCCGCCCGACGTGGGCGGAGGTGGATCTCTCCGCGCTGCGACATAACTACCGGACCCTGTCGTCGCATGTGGCGCCGAAGGCGCAGATTTGCGCGGTGGTGAAGTGCGACGCCTATGGTCACGGTGCACTCGAGTGCGCGCAGGCCCTGGAGGCCGAGGGCGCGAAATGGTTCGGCGTAACCAATCCTTCGGAGGCGCTGGTGTTGCGGCGGGGCGGCATCAAGGGCCGGATTCTTCTGCTGAGCGGATTCTGGCAGGGCGAAGAAGAGAGCGTGCTGGAGCACGACTTCACGCCTGCGGTATGGACCGAAGGTCACGTGGCGTGGCTGGATGCGGCGGCCAAACGTTTTGGGCGGACCAAGGTTCCAGTCCATCTGAAGATCGACACTGGGATGTCGCGACTCGGGGTGCGCTGGAATGAGTTGCCGACACTGCTGCCGAAGCTGTTTCGTGCACGGCGACTCAGTATCGAGGGAGTTTGGAGTCATCTCGCGTCGTCGGAAGTAGTGGATGCCTTTGACGCGCAGGCGCAGATTGCGAATTTTGAGCAGGCGTTGACCTATCTCGCAGATGAAGGCGTGAAGTGGAAGTACCGACATCTTGCCAATAGCGCTGCGGTCGCAGTGCGGCCTTCCACGTGGTACGACATGGTGCGCCCTGGACTACTTCTCTACGGGCATTGCCTGCCTCTGACGCATACGAACCACGTGTCGCCCGATGTACATTTGCAACTCGCGTTGAAGCCGGTGTTGTCGTGGAAGACGAGGGTTGTCGATATCCGGCGCGTTCCGGCGGGACAGGGAGTGGGCTATGGGTCCACGTTTACGACACGCAAACCTTCGCTGCTGGCGACGATTCCGGTTGGGTACGGAGACGGGTACCTGCGCGCGCTCTCCAACAAAGGCCGGGCGCTGGTGCGCGGTGAGTATGCACCGATCGCAGGCAATGTTTCCATGGACCTGACGATCATTGATGTTTCGCGCATTCCGGGAGTGGCGGTGGGCGATGAGGTAACGCTGATCGGGCGCGATGGCGAGAAATCGATCGAAATTGAAGAGTTAGCGCGGCACTATCAGTCCATTGCGTATGAAGTGATGTGCGGGATATCGAAGCGGGTACCTAGGAAGTATATCGGCGAATCTCGCGGCGAGTAA
- a CDS encoding S8 family peptidase, with amino-acid sequence MIARTGFKRRALKTIALCVLATAASSPSLFAQSNSTRVSDDVSTHRFQPAGMASRHAMPEVPRKKNAARPATPISPAAYAQIKSLLDEKRSRNAAQRKMTSNVLYTSRMLRGLPVATGIKYLDTGIDLDQKNRIAVDISATVSEDLLNRLSKTGAAVLYSNAKYHAIRAMIPADRAEEIAGWNEVRSISERRAAKTARVVAPTTRGQAVSDRLRAALKGVKKNDSSMPTTEGDITHQADKARLLGIDGTGLKIGVMSDGVTSLADSQALGALGPVTVLPGQVGQGDEGTAMLEIVHTLAPGATLYFATAFTSIESFADNIRALRAAGCDIIVDDVSYYVETPFQDGQADSVVSDTDGGVVIQAVNDVTADGAWYFSSAANEGNMDWGISGTWEGDFKDGGAADGVLTGYGNVHLFGTVPYDSNLDYGQIATLFWADPLGGSTNDYDFFLVSEDGTTIWDASLNIQDGTQDPYEALFDYLNPGDRLVVVKAPTASNVFMHIGTWPGVLEQATMGATVGHNGGRNTFSVAATPACGAIASGYPSGPCNKAFDATSLVEPYSSDGPRHIFFNADSTPITAGDLTSTGGTVLNKVDFTAADGVSVTGVGGFPNPFYGTSAAAPHAAAIAALVKSAKPDISAADLTTALTSTAIDIMGSGYDNSSGAGIIMALPAVNAAGLTTGVANPVVVTATAAENPGNGDGILTAGEGGALTVTLGNPHGAAKASGITATLVPVTPGVTVTTPASSAFGDLDIGATSTNATTFAFTLPANFDDCAGWVDFQLMLNYTGGPAATRTLQFSVPVGAPAVVVNGTFGSAASTTAITGVSGTQTGRVLRDGSPSVCGTKKPFPGMFDGDPHGFDSYTFTACRSGCVNVTMQEPNYTGSDEQLFVSGYIPLFDPTDPISNWQGDAGYTFNATGFGVDALAGNDVAITVTDVSNLSTGASYSLTIPGCSLTCVAPNTPPVALAKDINAIAGTDGTADADVDNGSYSPSGLAITKTQSPAGPYPTGTTAVTLTVTDAYGASAQATANVTVTVPVTISTTTDSGTVKAGDTATFTFNVTSVSNDLAFSCSGLPADAVCAFNKSSFTTTNGVLSGTVDLTISTTASQTVTASATPASNGAAPMYAAFALPIIGLLGMGRRKNRKALLRMIVTMALFVLALGLASCGDSHHSVIVPGTPAGTYAITVNATNASGTATTTVNLTVN; translated from the coding sequence ATGATAGCTAGAACAGGTTTCAAACGCCGTGCGCTGAAGACGATCGCGCTCTGCGTTCTGGCTACGGCTGCAAGTTCGCCATCCTTATTTGCGCAGTCTAATAGCACACGGGTCAGTGACGATGTGTCGACCCACCGGTTCCAACCCGCGGGTATGGCCTCCCGGCACGCAATGCCGGAAGTTCCGAGGAAGAAGAATGCGGCGAGACCAGCCACGCCGATCAGCCCTGCGGCTTACGCACAGATCAAAAGCCTTCTGGACGAGAAGCGATCACGCAACGCGGCGCAACGGAAGATGACGTCCAACGTCCTCTATACCTCGCGCATGTTACGCGGTTTACCGGTTGCCACCGGGATCAAGTACCTGGATACAGGTATCGATCTCGATCAAAAAAACCGCATTGCGGTGGATATCTCGGCAACCGTCAGCGAAGACCTTTTGAATCGGCTGAGCAAAACCGGGGCGGCGGTGTTGTACAGCAACGCGAAATATCACGCGATCCGCGCCATGATCCCAGCCGACAGGGCGGAAGAGATTGCGGGCTGGAATGAGGTGCGCAGCATCTCGGAACGTCGCGCCGCAAAGACCGCGCGCGTCGTAGCTCCGACGACCAGGGGACAGGCAGTCAGCGATCGGTTGCGTGCCGCTCTCAAGGGCGTGAAGAAGAACGACTCCAGCATGCCGACGACGGAAGGCGACATCACCCACCAGGCCGACAAGGCCCGGTTGCTCGGTATTGATGGAACCGGCTTGAAGATCGGCGTCATGTCAGACGGCGTGACTTCGCTGGCCGACAGCCAGGCCCTCGGCGCGCTTGGTCCAGTCACCGTCCTTCCTGGCCAGGTAGGGCAAGGCGATGAGGGCACAGCGATGCTGGAAATCGTGCATACGCTGGCGCCCGGCGCCACGCTCTATTTCGCCACGGCTTTCACTAGCATCGAGAGCTTTGCGGACAACATTCGTGCCCTGCGGGCCGCGGGTTGCGACATCATCGTGGATGACGTCAGCTATTACGTCGAAACTCCGTTCCAGGATGGGCAGGCCGACTCGGTTGTTTCCGACACCGATGGTGGTGTCGTAATCCAAGCGGTGAATGACGTTACGGCGGATGGCGCGTGGTATTTCTCGTCCGCCGCGAACGAAGGCAACATGGATTGGGGCATCTCCGGAACGTGGGAAGGTGACTTCAAGGACGGCGGCGCTGCCGATGGCGTGCTCACCGGCTACGGAAACGTCCACCTCTTTGGCACGGTGCCTTACGACTCTAATCTCGACTACGGGCAGATCGCCACGTTGTTCTGGGCAGACCCGCTTGGTGGTTCTACGAATGACTACGATTTCTTCCTCGTCTCTGAGGATGGAACGACGATTTGGGACGCATCCCTCAACATTCAAGACGGAACCCAGGATCCTTACGAAGCGTTGTTCGACTATCTGAATCCAGGTGACCGCCTGGTGGTTGTGAAAGCTCCCACGGCCAGCAATGTGTTCATGCACATTGGTACTTGGCCGGGCGTGCTCGAGCAAGCGACGATGGGCGCAACCGTGGGCCACAACGGTGGCCGGAACACGTTCAGCGTAGCGGCGACCCCGGCATGCGGCGCGATCGCATCCGGCTATCCGTCCGGTCCTTGCAACAAAGCGTTTGACGCGACCTCACTGGTGGAACCTTACAGCTCTGACGGTCCTCGCCACATCTTCTTCAACGCAGACAGCACCCCAATCACCGCGGGCGACCTGACGTCTACTGGCGGAACGGTGCTCAACAAAGTGGACTTCACTGCCGCCGATGGCGTTTCTGTAACCGGCGTCGGAGGATTCCCCAACCCGTTTTACGGAACGTCGGCGGCTGCACCGCATGCTGCTGCTATCGCAGCGTTGGTGAAGTCAGCTAAGCCCGATATCAGCGCCGCTGATCTCACGACCGCCCTGACCAGCACGGCGATCGACATCATGGGCAGCGGTTATGACAACAGCTCCGGCGCTGGAATCATAATGGCCCTGCCGGCCGTAAATGCGGCTGGCTTGACGACCGGAGTTGCGAATCCAGTCGTCGTGACGGCGACCGCGGCGGAGAACCCAGGCAATGGCGATGGGATCCTGACCGCGGGTGAAGGCGGAGCGTTAACCGTTACGCTGGGTAATCCGCATGGTGCAGCCAAAGCCAGCGGCATCACTGCAACCCTTGTTCCGGTGACCCCGGGCGTTACTGTTACTACGCCAGCATCGTCGGCGTTCGGCGATCTCGATATCGGCGCAACTTCCACCAACGCCACTACATTTGCGTTCACGCTACCGGCCAATTTCGACGATTGCGCGGGATGGGTGGACTTCCAACTGATGCTCAACTACACGGGCGGACCCGCCGCGACACGCACGTTGCAATTCAGCGTGCCGGTCGGGGCACCTGCTGTCGTTGTCAATGGGACGTTCGGCAGCGCGGCGAGCACCACGGCGATCACTGGGGTCTCCGGCACGCAAACAGGGCGGGTCCTCCGCGACGGCTCTCCCAGCGTGTGCGGGACCAAGAAGCCATTCCCGGGAATGTTCGACGGAGATCCGCATGGGTTTGATTCCTACACCTTCACGGCGTGCCGCTCGGGCTGCGTGAATGTAACGATGCAGGAACCGAACTACACGGGCAGCGATGAACAGCTCTTCGTGAGCGGCTACATTCCTCTGTTCGATCCGACCGACCCGATCTCCAACTGGCAGGGGGACGCCGGCTATACCTTCAACGCGACTGGTTTCGGCGTGGATGCCCTCGCCGGAAATGACGTCGCAATTACGGTGACGGATGTCAGCAATCTTTCGACGGGAGCCAGCTACTCGCTGACGATTCCTGGCTGCTCGCTGACGTGCGTCGCTCCGAATACTCCGCCCGTGGCGCTTGCGAAGGACATTAACGCAATTGCCGGAACGGACGGCACGGCCGATGCAGACGTGGACAACGGATCGTACAGCCCAAGCGGGCTTGCGATCACCAAGACGCAGTCGCCAGCTGGTCCGTATCCGACCGGGACGACGGCTGTGACCCTGACCGTGACGGATGCTTACGGTGCGTCGGCGCAGGCAACTGCGAACGTCACCGTGACCGTTCCAGTCACGATTTCGACCACAACCGACTCGGGGACGGTGAAGGCAGGCGATACCGCGACATTCACATTTAACGTGACGTCGGTATCGAACGACCTGGCGTTCTCGTGCTCGGGCTTACCGGCGGACGCAGTTTGCGCGTTCAACAAGTCGAGCTTCACGACAACCAATGGTGTGCTGAGCGGCACGGTGGATCTCACGATTTCGACCACCGCTTCGCAGACCGTCACGGCGTCGGCTACACCGGCAAGTAACGGTGCGGCACCGATGTACGCAGCGTTCGCGCTGCCGATCATCGGTCTGCTCGGCATGGGCCGTCGCAAGAACCGCAAGGCACTGCTCCGCATGATCGTAACCATGGCGCTGTTCGTGCTTGCGCTTGGGCTCGCATCGTGCGGCGACAGCCATCACAGCGTAATCGTTCCGGGCACTCCGGCCGGCACGTATGCGATCACGGTCAATGCCACAAACGCCAGCGGTACGGCGACCACGACGGTCAACCTGACGGTGAACTAG
- the dnaB gene encoding replicative DNA helicase: MATVNQSLDRGLPAAIDAEKSILGAILLENSTYDQTTGLKSEDFYLDGHRRIFGAMIDLRETSRAIDIITITDELGRRKDLEASGGVAYIASLTDGVPRRPSIEQYVKIVRDKSMLRALIHACNNTMSQAIDQADSVEDILDQAEANVFAISQGRVSNDFKDIASIVKDSFGSVDALLKRGQRITGLETHFADLDGLTSGFQPSDLIIIAARPSMGKTAFAMNIAENAAVMDGKVVGIFSLEMSREALLLRMLCSQSQVNSHNMRTGFLGREDIGKLQGGLERLLRAPLYIDDTPGISVSEMRAKARRLAQMRGTLDLIVVDYLQLMSGTPIGGKRFENRTQEVSAISRGLKAVAKELRVPVVALSQLSRAPEQRGGKDNEPKLSDLRESGSIEQDADVVMFLYRPEYYDRENVDLEGIAKLIIGKQRNGPTDTVQLAFQKEFTKFMDLDRQAWVK; the protein is encoded by the coding sequence ATGGCAACCGTCAATCAAAGTTTGGATCGTGGGCTTCCCGCCGCCATCGACGCTGAGAAGTCAATCCTCGGCGCCATCCTTCTCGAGAACAGTACATACGACCAGACCACCGGGCTAAAGTCTGAGGATTTTTATCTCGACGGGCACCGGCGCATCTTCGGGGCGATGATCGACCTGCGCGAGACGTCGCGGGCGATCGACATCATCACGATCACGGATGAGTTGGGCCGGCGTAAAGACCTTGAGGCGTCGGGAGGTGTGGCGTATATCGCGTCGCTGACGGACGGAGTGCCGCGGCGGCCGAGCATCGAGCAGTACGTCAAGATTGTGCGCGATAAATCGATGCTGCGGGCGCTGATTCATGCCTGCAATAACACGATGTCGCAGGCCATCGACCAGGCCGACTCGGTCGAGGACATTCTTGACCAGGCTGAAGCAAACGTCTTCGCGATTTCCCAGGGCCGGGTCAGCAACGACTTCAAGGACATCGCTTCGATCGTGAAGGATTCGTTCGGGTCGGTGGATGCGCTGCTGAAGCGTGGGCAACGCATTACGGGACTGGAGACGCACTTCGCCGATCTTGATGGGCTCACCAGCGGGTTCCAGCCATCGGATTTGATCATCATCGCCGCGCGTCCTTCGATGGGCAAGACCGCGTTTGCGATGAACATTGCCGAGAATGCGGCAGTCATGGACGGCAAGGTCGTCGGCATCTTCTCGCTGGAAATGTCGCGTGAAGCGCTGCTGCTACGTATGTTGTGTTCGCAGTCGCAGGTGAACTCTCACAACATGCGCACCGGGTTCCTCGGCAGGGAGGACATCGGCAAACTGCAGGGTGGCTTGGAACGGCTGCTGCGAGCGCCGTTGTACATCGACGACACGCCGGGAATTTCCGTGAGCGAAATGCGGGCGAAGGCGCGGCGACTGGCGCAGATGAGGGGTACGCTCGACCTGATCGTTGTGGACTATCTACAGCTCATGTCCGGTACTCCGATAGGCGGCAAGCGATTTGAAAATCGCACTCAGGAAGTTTCGGCGATTTCGCGTGGTCTGAAAGCCGTAGCGAAGGAACTGCGGGTGCCGGTAGTCGCGCTTTCGCAGTTGAGCCGTGCGCCAGAGCAGCGCGGCGGCAAAGACAACGAACCGAAACTTTCGGATTTGCGTGAATCGGGTTCGATCGAGCAAGACGCGGACGTAGTGATGTTTTTGTATCGTCCGGAATATTATGACCGCGAGAATGTGGACCTGGAAGGCATCGCGAAGCTGATCATCGGCAAGCAGCGTAACGGCCCCACCGATACGGTGCAGCTGGCGTTCCAGAAAGAGTTCACCAAGTTCATGGATCTCGACCGGCAAGCTTGGGTCAAGTAG
- a CDS encoding peptidylprolyl isomerase, producing MKKILVSSFLVAALAVPMFAGDDTVVEEIIARVNNQIITRADLRRESEQVLDQLKQQDAATADQKFVQRQKDVLRDLIDQQLLVDKGADLGISADAELIKRLDEMRKQMNLASMDDLENEAKKQGVSFEDFKQNMKNQIITQRVISQEVGSHIQITKDEEQKFYDAHKSEMERPEQVRLSEILVPVDAEKDPNATAAQQKAEGIIAELKAGKKFDDVAKAESAGPTAKEQGGDLGYFKRGVLAKQLEDTVFPLKEGEYTEPIRTKQGFVIIKVTEHQQSGVPPLQQIEPKLQEAVYMEKLEPTLRTYLTKLREEAYIDVKPGYIDTAASPNETKPIYTTSADSEHAKSKLKKKKKFGII from the coding sequence ATGAAAAAGATCCTCGTTTCGTCCTTCTTAGTTGCAGCGCTGGCGGTCCCGATGTTTGCCGGCGACGACACCGTTGTTGAAGAGATCATTGCGCGCGTCAATAACCAGATCATCACGCGGGCCGACCTACGGCGCGAGAGCGAGCAGGTGCTCGACCAGCTGAAGCAGCAGGATGCCGCGACTGCCGACCAGAAGTTTGTGCAGCGCCAGAAAGACGTGCTGCGCGACCTGATCGATCAGCAGTTGCTGGTGGACAAAGGCGCTGATCTTGGGATCTCGGCCGATGCCGAGCTGATCAAGCGGCTCGACGAAATGCGCAAGCAGATGAACCTGGCTTCGATGGACGACCTTGAAAACGAGGCGAAGAAGCAGGGTGTGTCGTTTGAAGACTTCAAACAGAACATGAAGAACCAGATCATCACGCAGCGGGTGATCAGCCAGGAAGTCGGCAGCCACATCCAGATCACGAAGGATGAAGAGCAGAAGTTCTACGACGCGCACAAGAGCGAGATGGAGCGTCCGGAGCAGGTGCGGCTGAGCGAAATCCTGGTTCCGGTGGATGCAGAGAAAGATCCGAACGCCACCGCGGCGCAGCAGAAGGCGGAAGGCATTATCGCGGAACTGAAGGCGGGGAAGAAGTTTGATGACGTCGCGAAAGCGGAGTCGGCCGGACCGACGGCAAAAGAGCAGGGCGGCGATCTCGGCTACTTCAAACGCGGGGTGCTGGCGAAGCAGTTGGAAGATACGGTATTTCCGCTGAAAGAAGGGGAGTACACCGAGCCGATCCGCACGAAGCAGGGATTCGTGATCATCAAGGTCACGGAGCACCAGCAGTCTGGCGTTCCGCCGCTACAGCAGATCGAGCCGAAGCTCCAGGAAGCGGTTTACATGGAGAAGCTGGAGCCGACATTGCGTACGTATCTGACCAAGCTGCGCGAAGAGGCGTACATCGATGTTAAGCCGGGATACATCGATACGGCGGCGAGTCCGAACGAGACAAAGCCGATTTACACGACGTCGGCTGACAGCGAACATGCCAAGAGCAAGCTGAAAAAGAAAAAGAAGTTTGGAATCATCTAA